TGGCCTTGGGGCACCTCGATGGAGATCCGCATCGCTTGGTGATGACCAAGGCCGGCGGCTTTGGGACACCGGACTTGTTAAAGCGCTTGCACCGCGACTTCCACTAAAGGCGAGCGCCGCAAGGCTTTGCAGTGCTTGCGCGTCGCTGCGGCAAGGACTAATTTGAAGCTGCTGGTATGATACGTATACAGCCATATGTGCAGTTAAGCACGCGGGTACCACCGATTCCGCTACCAATAAAACAAATCCAACGAATGTAGGAGTACAAGATGAGCGACAAGCCACAACGTCAGTTCAAGCTGCCCCGGCTGATAACCGCCATACTGGTCGCGGGTGGCGTCAGCCTGGCCGGTGCAACCCAGGCCCAGGCCGAAACGCTGAAATTCGCCCACGTGTACGAGACCTCGACGCCCTATCAGAAGTGGGCCCTGTGGGCAGCGGAGCAGATCGAGGAGCGTACAGACGGCCGCTATACCATAGAGGTCTATCCGGCCTCATCGCTGGGCAAGGAAGCGGATATCAACGAGGCACTACAGCTCGGTACCGTGGACCTGATCTACACAGGCAATCAGTTCGCCGGGCGCTTCTACGGTCCTATCGGCATTGCCGGTGCGCCTTACATGTTCCGCGACTTCGATCACTGGCAAGCCTATGCCAATAGCGATCTTTTCAAGGAGATCGCTCAAGGCTACCAGGACGCCACCGGCAATGTGCCGCTGGCGCTGAACTACTACGGCAAACGCCACGTCACTTCCAATAAGCCGATCAACACGCCTGAGGACATGCAGAATCTGAAGATCCGCACGCCCAACGCTCCCATGTACATGCTGTTCCCCGAGGCAGTCGGCGCCAACCCCACCCCTATCGCCTTTTCTGAAGTCTATCTGGCTCTGCAGCAGGGCGTGGTCGACGCGCAAGAGAACCCCCTGCTCACCATCAAAGCCAAGAAATTCTACGAGGTTCAAGACTATATCAACCTCACCGGGCATATCACCGACTCGCTGCTGACCATCGCCGGCGGACCGCTGTGGAACCGCCTGTCGGATGAGGACAAGCAGATCTTCCGCGACGTATACAAGCAAGCCGCCGAAAAGATTACCGATGACGTGCGTCAGTCCGAGGAGGACCTGGTGGCGTGGTTCGAGAATCAGGGCGTGACCGTCAATGAAGTGGATACCAAGCCCTTCCGGGAGGCGGTCCTGCCTTATCTCAATGGCGATGCCGCGACTTGGGACAAGGAAACCTTCGACCGCCTGCAGGCTATCGGCCAGTAATCCTCCTCTTCAATCCTGAATATCGCACCACCCCCAAGTTGGGAGTGGTGCGTGGGACTCTGACATGAACCAAGCAGATCGAGACGAGGCGCCCGCCTTCAACTTGCTCGAGGAAGATTCCTTCAACGCGAGGGACCATGGCCTGGAGGACTACCTGACGTTAGGAATATTCTGGTTATTGGCGCTGGATGTCTTTGCCCAATTCTTTAGCCGCTATGTGCTCGGAAACTCCATCGCCTGGACAGAGGAAATGGCGCGCTACCTCTTGGTAATGGTGGGCTTCATGGGCGGTGCCATGACAGTGCGCAAGGGCTCCCAGATCGCCGTCGAGTTCTTCTATCGTTACATGCCGTGCTGGATGGCACGTACGGCTTCGACGCTGGTGGATCTGGCCAACATCGCCTTCTTTGCCGCCATGACCTGGCTCACCTTCAAGCTGGCCAACCTGACCACGGCGCTGATGGCCTCCGTGGATATCCCCAAGAGCTATCTCTATTACATCGTGATGCTGGGGTTCGTGCTGATGCTGATGCGCGCCGTTCAGATAGCTATCCGCCACTGGCAAAGCGGTACCAGCGAGTTGCTGGATTCACAGTGATAACGTCGACCGAGAGAGCCTGTCCATGTCCAATACCCTGGCCCTGAGGAGGCGCGGTGCCCTGGTGTCACCGGTGATCGCGGTGATTGCCATCCTCGGCTGCATCGCCCTGGCACTGACCGAGCAGTATTTGCTTTTTCTCTTCGCCACGCTTTTCACCCTGCTGGTACTTGGCGTGCCGATAGCCGTCTGCCTGGGGGGAGCCAGTCTGCTCTATGTGGCGTTGAGCGGGAGTGTGCCCGAGGTGGTGGTCGCTCAGCGCATGATCAGCGGTATCGATAGCTTTCCGCTACTGGCCATACCCTTCTTTATTCTCGCCGGCAATCTGATGAATAACGGCGGCATCACCAACCGTATTTTCGACTTTGCCAAGGCGCTGATGGGCTGGATGCGTGGCGGCCTGGGTCACGTCAACGTCGGTGCCAGCATCGTCTTCTCCGGCATGTCGGGTGCCGCCGTGGCCGATGCCGGCGGTCTGGGCACCATCGAGATCAAGGCAATGCGCGATGCCGGTTACGATCAGGAATTTGCGGTGGGCATCACAGCGGCGTCATCGACCATTGGTCCCATCATTCCGCCCAGTCTGCCGATGGTGATCTATGGTGTCATGGCTTCGGTATCGGTGGGCCAGTTGTTCGTGGCCGGCTTGATCCCCGGGCTGCTGATGGGCCTTGCGCTGATGCTGATGATATTCTTCCTGGCAAGGCGGCGTGGCTATCAGCGTGACGCGGCTTTCTCGTGGTCGGTGCTATGGCAGACTTTCAAGCGCGCCATACCGTCGCTGTTTACCCCGATAATCATCGTCGGCGGCATCATGACGGGTGTCTTTACTCCCACTGAAGCTGCGATCGCCGCCGTGGTTTATGCGCTCTTTCTGGGTGGCGTGGTGTATCGCATCCTGACCTGGCGGCGCTTGTTCCAGGTCAGTATGGAAACCATCGAAACGACCGCGGTGATCTTGCTGATCGTCGCCGGCGCCTCCATCTTTGCCTGGATCCTGACCAGCAATCAGGTTGCTCAGCAAGTGGTTGGCCTGCTCGGTCCCCTTGCCGATAACCCTGTGGCCACCCTGATCATTATCAATGTCGTGCTGCTCATCGTCGGCTGCTTCATGGAAACCATTGCCGCCATTACTATCCTGGTGCCGGTGCTGCTGCCGCTGGCGGTGGCGTCCGGTGTCGACCCGGTCCACTTCGGGGTGATCATGATCCTTAACCTGATGATCGGCCTGCTGACGCCGCCTGTCGGCATGGTGCTCTACGTGCTGTCGAGAGTCTCGAACATTCCTTTCGAACGCTGCATGCGCGGCACGCTGCCGTTTCTCGTGCCGCTGATCGTTGCGCTGCTGATGGTGACCTTCATTCCGGCGCTGTCCATGTGGCTGCCCGAACTGATCTATCGCTGAGGAACTCGGATCCCATGTCAGAAGACATTGTGGCGCGTATTGCCGTTAGCGAACTGGAAGATTTCATGCAGCGCGTGCTGTTGCGCTGTGAAATCGACGAGGCTTCGACGGAGGCCGTCACCCGTGCCTTGGTGACGGCGTCGCGCATGGGTACCGACAGCCATGGGCTGCGCCTGTTGCCGCATTACGTACAGGCGGTGAAAGGGGGGCGGGTCAAGAGACGGCCGACGCTGACGTTCACACGTCGCCTGGCGGCCACGGGCTACCTGGACGCCGATGACGGCTTCGGCCATTTGGCCGGTTACCGGGCCATCGAGCATGCCATCGAACTGGCCGAGACGGCAGGCATCGGTGCGGTAGCCGTAGGCAACTCATCGCACTTCGGCGCCGCCGGCTGCTATGCGCTGGCCGCGGCGCGGCGCGGCTACATCGGCCTGTCGCTGTGCAATGCCGATGCCCTGGTCAGCCTGCATCAGGGCCAGACGCCCTTTCATGGCACCAACCCCATCGCCTTTGCGGCACCGGTCCCGGACAGCCTGCCCTACCTGCTCGACATGGCGACCAGCTCGATCCCGTGGAACCGGGTCAAGCAGTACCGGGCCATCGGCCGGACGCTACCCCCCAATGTGGTGGTCGACGCTCATGGCGAATTGACCACCGATGCGCAACGGGCCGCGTCGCTATTGCCGTTGGGCGGTGCCGACTTCGGCTTCAAGGGTGCCGGGCTGGCCGGCATGGTGGACGTCCTCAGCGCCACGCTGACCGGCATGATTCACGGCTTTCGCATGCTGCCGATGACCGGCGAGGACATGTCGACACCACGTGGCGTAGGGCATTTCTTTCTGGTCATGCACCCTGGCGCGTTCAGTGATCGGGCGACATACGAACGTTCCATGCGGGCGTATCTCGAGGATCTGCGTGCCCAGCCCGCGCTGGCAGGCCGGCAAGTGTTGGCCCCGGGGGATCGCGAATGGCGCTGTCAGGCTCGGCGCGATGCCGAAGGCATTCCCCTTGATTCGGCCAATCTGGCTGCGTACCGCCAACTGGCGGAAACGCTCGAGTTGCCATCGCCGATGCTGGTATAGGCCGCATGCAGTACCATTGGGCAGCAGATGCGTTTGGCGAGGAGTCGTAACGAATGACGAGATACAAGGTGGAGCGCAAGACGCTCTCCGAACAGGTGGCCGAGCAACTCGAGAAAGACATTCTCGAAGGGCGTTTCAAGGAAGGCGACCAGTTGCCCGCCGAACGCGCGCTGATGGAGCAATTCGGCGTCGGTCGCCCGGCGGTTCGCGAAGCGTTGTTCTACCTGCAGCGCCTCGGGCTGATCGCCATCAACAGCGGTACCCGCGCGCGCGTCATCCGGCCCACCGCCGAAGCCGTGATGGCGCGTCTGTCGGGCGTGACCCGGCAACTGCTCTCCAAGTCGGAAGGGCAGCAATACTTTCAGGAAGCTCGGGCCATGTTCGAGATTTCGCTGGCCCGCTATGCCGCCGCGCATGCATCTCGCGAAGACCTTGACAATCTGCAGCGGGCGGTGGCGGAAAATCGCGAGTCGCTGGGCGACGAGGCACGCTTCAAGCGCAGCGACAACGATTTCCACGGTGTATTGGCATCCATCGCCCGCAACCCGATCTTCAACGCCGTGCACGATGCCTTGTCGGAGTGGCTCGATGACCGGCGTGCCCAGGTATTGCAGCGCGACGGCGAGGATCATGCCGCCTTGCAGGCCCATACTGAAATTGTCCAAGCCATTGCTTCCGGCGACCCGGATGCCGCCGAAACGGCAATGCGGCGTCACCTCGACCGCCACTACGGAACCTATCGCCAGCTCAAGGAGAGATTGTCCGATTCAGGATAGGAATAGACAATCACAATCAAAAGAAAGGACGAATCGACCGTCCTCTCTTCGTTGGCATCACAGCGACACGCCCCGTTTCCACGGGATGAAGTCGTATTGCCCCAGCTGTACCGCCTTGGGTCGGTAGCGTCCCGAGGCGGTATCGATGCATAGCTGCAGCAATTCATCGGCCAGCTCGGCGATCTGCGCCTCGCCGCGGATGATCGGGCCGGCATCGAAGTCGATGATGTCAGGCAGACGCTGGGCCATCTCGCTGTTGCTGGAGACCTTCAGCACCGGCGCGATGGGGTTGCCGGTCGGCGTGCCGAGGCCGGTCGTGAAAATCACCAGATTGGCGCCGGAGCCGACCAGGGCCGTAGTGGATTCCACGTCGTTGCCCGGCGTGCACAGCAGGTTGAGCCCCTTGCGTACGGCGGGCTCGGTGTAGTCGAGCACGTCGACCACCAGGCTGTCGCCGCCTTTCTTGGCGGCCCCGGCAGACTTCATCGCGTCGGTGATCAGGCCGTCGCGAATGTTGCCCGGTGAGGGGTTCATGGAGAAATGCGCGCCGACGGCGGCGGCATGCGCCTGGTAGGCATCCATCAGCGAGCGGAAACGCCCGGCGATCTGGTCATCGCGGCAGCGCGAAATCAGCTCATGCTCGACGCCGCACAGCTCGGGAAACTCGCTAAGGATGCCGCTGCCGCCCAAGGTGACCAGGCGATCGATGACGGCGCCGACCGTCGGATTGGCGGACAGCCCCGAAAAGCCGTCGGAACCGCCGCACTCGACGCCGATGGTGAGCTCCGCCAGCGACGCTGGCTGGCGCGTGATCCGGTTGGCTTCCTTCAGGCCATCGAAGATGGTGGTCAGCGCCTCGCGGATCAGGGTGTCCTCGCTGCGCGAGGCCTGCTGTTCGAAGTAATGTACCGGACGCAGCCCCTCGGGATCGCGCTCGGCCATGGCCTGCTTGAGCATATCGATCTGTGCCTTCTGGCAGCCCAGACTGAGCACGGTCGCACCGGCCACGTTGGGATGACAGATGTAGCCGGCCAGCAGCTGGCACAGTGCCAGGGCGTCGTCGTCGGTACCCCCGCAGCCCAGGGTGTGGGTCAAAAAGCGTACGCCGTCGACGTTGGGAAACAGGCGCTCGTCGGGTGACTGGTCAGCAGGCGATCCGCTCGCCTGGCCATGCAGCATCTCGCGGGCCATGCGCTTGTAATTGCGATAGGGATCCTCGCCGAGCGCGTCGGCGACGCACTGGCGCAGCACCTCGATATTGCGGTTTTCGCAGAACACCAGCGGCACCACGACCCAGACGTTGGCCGTGCCGACCCGACCGTCGGGACGCTGATAGCCGTCGAAGGTGACACCCAGGAAGCGGCTGACATCCGGTGCGTTCCAATGCGCTCGGCGCGCCTGGGCATGGTCGCTGTCGGTGCTGTGCTCGAGGTTGCCGGTGGTGATCGCCCCGCCTTCGGCGATGGGTTGGGTGACCCGGCCGACGGTGACGCCGTACATGATCACCAGATCGCCCACAGCCAGTGGTCGCAGGGCGAACTTGTGCTTGTGGCGAATGGCCTCGGTCAGGCGCACGCTACGGCCGTTGTCCTCGATCTCGATCCCGGCGGGCAAGTCCTTGAGGGCGACATGAACGTTGTCGGCGGCATGCACGCGCAGGCTGGGCCGCTGGAAGGTATCGCTGGCGATGGTCTGGCTCATGCTGGCTCCTATCGGCTTGCCCGGGGCGAAGGGACAGGCCGGCTCTGGTTCAGTCGTCGGCGACGACGCGCTGGCACTGCTCGCCCAGACCGTCGATGCCCAGGCGCATCTGCTGGCCCGGCTTGAGATAGACGGGCGGTTGTTGACCCATGCCCACCCCGGGAGGCGTGCCGGTGGAAATCACGTCTCCCGGCTGCAGGCTCATGAAGCGGCTCAGGTAACTAATCAGAAACGGCACCTGATAGACCATGGTGCGCGTAGTGCCATGCTGATAGCGCTTGCCGTCGACCTCGAGCCACATACTCAAATCATGCGGATCGGCAATCTCGTCAGGGGTCACCAGCCATGGGCCCAATGGGCCGAAGGTATCGCAGCCCTTGCCCTTGTCCCAACTGCCGCAGCGCTCGAGCTGAAATTCGCGCTCCGAGACGTCGTTGACCACGCAGTATCCGGCGACATGGCTCATGGCGTCGACCTCATCGATGTAGCGACCGGCCTTGCCGATCACCACGCCGAGTTCGACCTCCCAGTCGGTCTTCTGCGAGCCGCGCGGAATCTTCACATTGTCGTTGGGGCCGCAGATGGCGCTGGTCCACTTGTTGAAGATCACCGGCTCGCTGGGCACTGCGGCACCCGTTTCCGCCGCATGGTCGGAGTAGTTGAGGCCGATGCAGATGAATTTGCCGACCTGGCCGACGCAGGGGCCGATGCGGGTATCGGCGCCGATCACGGGAAGGCTGTCGGTCGGCAGCGCCGCCAGATCGTGCAGTCGCGCGGGCGCCAGCACGTCGCTGGCGAGGTCGTCGATCTGCCCGGACAGGTCGCGAAGGGTACCGTCCTCGGCGAGCAGGGCGGGTTTTTCCTGGCCCGAAGGGCCGACGCGCAGCAGTTTCATGCGTTGGGATTCCTTGTGGTCGAGTGAATGTCCAGCAGGGTCAGGCCAGCCAGCCGCCATCGATGACCGAAAAGGTACCGGTGGTATAGGCCGACTCGTCCACGGCGAGATAGGTGGCCAGTGCCGCGATTTCCTCGGGCGTGCCCAGCCGTCCCATCGGCTGGCGTGCGACGAACTCGCCATAGACCTCGTCCTGGGTGCGTCCCTGGCGGCTGGCCTGGTCGGCGATGCGTTCCATCAGCGATGGTGAGGCGACCGTGCCCGGGCAGATCGCGTTGCAGCGTACCCCCTGGCTCAGATAATCCGCCGCCACCGACTTGGTCAATCCGAGCACGGCGGCCTTGCTCGTGCCATAGGCGAAGCGATTGGGCACGCCCTTGAGGCTTGATGCCACTGACGCCATGTTGATGATGCTGCCCCCGCCCTGGTCGAGCATGCCGGGCAGGAACGCACGGATCATGCGGTACATGGCCGTCACGTTGAGTGCCAGGGAGAATTCCCAGTCGGCCTCGTCGCACTCTAGCAGCGAGCCGCTGGCGACATGGCCAGCAACATTGAAGAGCACGTCCACGGCCGGCAGCTCCTCGGCCAGGGCCTGAATGGCAGCAGTGTCGCGCACATCCAGGTGGCGTATCTCGATGCCGGGCAATGCGGCGAGGGATTCAAGCTTGTCGGTGTCGATATCGGTGGCGATGACGCGGGCGCCTTCGGTGGCGAAGCGCAGAGCCGTGGCATGGCCAATGCCTTGGCCGGCCGCGGTGACCAATGCCGTCTTGTCTCGAAGTCGCATGGTGGCCTCATCATGGTATCGTTATTGTATGACAGGATAATAGCATGACTATTCTTCGAGTATGATCCACCCGCTAGCGATTTGCCACTTGCTGATGGCATGCGAGGAATCGCTTTCGTCTAACTGAAATAGCGCCCATGTGGCCAAGGGGAGCAACGGCCAATCGTCTCCGTCTCTCAGGCGTGGCGTGGCAAGATGCGCCCTGCGTTCATGATTTCGCCGGGGTCGATGAGTCGTTTGATGCCCTCTAGAAGCTCGTGCTCCACGAGCGACAGACCGGCTAGATAGGGCGCCTGCTTGACGCGCCCGATGCCATGTTCGGCACTGATGCTGCCGTGATGGGTATCAACAAGCTCGAACAGCACTTCCTCCAATTCATGCAGCAGGGCCTTCTTTGCCTCGAGGCCGAGTGTTGCAGGTGGCAAGAGGTTGAAATGCAAATTGCCATCGCCGATATGGCCATACATGAGGACCTGTGTCTCCGGCGAGCGTTGCAGCATGGCTTGATGGGC
The genomic region above belongs to Halomonas zincidurans B6 and contains:
- a CDS encoding TRAP transporter small permease, whose amino-acid sequence is MNQADRDEAPAFNLLEEDSFNARDHGLEDYLTLGIFWLLALDVFAQFFSRYVLGNSIAWTEEMARYLLVMVGFMGGAMTVRKGSQIAVEFFYRYMPCWMARTASTLVDLANIAFFAAMTWLTFKLANLTTALMASVDIPKSYLYYIVMLGFVLMLMRAVQIAIRHWQSGTSELLDSQ
- a CDS encoding UxaA family hydrolase, with product MSQTIASDTFQRPSLRVHAADNVHVALKDLPAGIEIEDNGRSVRLTEAIRHKHKFALRPLAVGDLVIMYGVTVGRVTQPIAEGGAITTGNLEHSTDSDHAQARRAHWNAPDVSRFLGVTFDGYQRPDGRVGTANVWVVVPLVFCENRNIEVLRQCVADALGEDPYRNYKRMAREMLHGQASGSPADQSPDERLFPNVDGVRFLTHTLGCGGTDDDALALCQLLAGYICHPNVAGATVLSLGCQKAQIDMLKQAMAERDPEGLRPVHYFEQQASRSEDTLIREALTTIFDGLKEANRITRQPASLAELTIGVECGGSDGFSGLSANPTVGAVIDRLVTLGGSGILSEFPELCGVEHELISRCRDDQIAGRFRSLMDAYQAHAAAVGAHFSMNPSPGNIRDGLITDAMKSAGAAKKGGDSLVVDVLDYTEPAVRKGLNLLCTPGNDVESTTALVGSGANLVIFTTGLGTPTGNPIAPVLKVSSNSEMAQRLPDIIDFDAGPIIRGEAQIAELADELLQLCIDTASGRYRPKAVQLGQYDFIPWKRGVSL
- a CDS encoding Ldh family oxidoreductase — encoded protein: MSEDIVARIAVSELEDFMQRVLLRCEIDEASTEAVTRALVTASRMGTDSHGLRLLPHYVQAVKGGRVKRRPTLTFTRRLAATGYLDADDGFGHLAGYRAIEHAIELAETAGIGAVAVGNSSHFGAAGCYALAAARRGYIGLSLCNADALVSLHQGQTPFHGTNPIAFAAPVPDSLPYLLDMATSSIPWNRVKQYRAIGRTLPPNVVVDAHGELTTDAQRAASLLPLGGADFGFKGAGLAGMVDVLSATLTGMIHGFRMLPMTGEDMSTPRGVGHFFLVMHPGAFSDRATYERSMRAYLEDLRAQPALAGRQVLAPGDREWRCQARRDAEGIPLDSANLAAYRQLAETLELPSPMLV
- the nanR gene encoding transcriptional regulator NanR, whose protein sequence is MTRYKVERKTLSEQVAEQLEKDILEGRFKEGDQLPAERALMEQFGVGRPAVREALFYLQRLGLIAINSGTRARVIRPTAEAVMARLSGVTRQLLSKSEGQQYFQEARAMFEISLARYAAAHASREDLDNLQRAVAENRESLGDEARFKRSDNDFHGVLASIARNPIFNAVHDALSEWLDDRRAQVLQRDGEDHAALQAHTEIVQAIASGDPDAAETAMRRHLDRHYGTYRQLKERLSDSG
- a CDS encoding SDR family oxidoreductase, with translation MRLRDKTALVTAAGQGIGHATALRFATEGARVIATDIDTDKLESLAALPGIEIRHLDVRDTAAIQALAEELPAVDVLFNVAGHVASGSLLECDEADWEFSLALNVTAMYRMIRAFLPGMLDQGGGSIINMASVASSLKGVPNRFAYGTSKAAVLGLTKSVAADYLSQGVRCNAICPGTVASPSLMERIADQASRQGRTQDEVYGEFVARQPMGRLGTPEEIAALATYLAVDESAYTTGTFSVIDGGWLA
- a CDS encoding TRAP transporter large permease, which produces MSNTLALRRRGALVSPVIAVIAILGCIALALTEQYLLFLFATLFTLLVLGVPIAVCLGGASLLYVALSGSVPEVVVAQRMISGIDSFPLLAIPFFILAGNLMNNGGITNRIFDFAKALMGWMRGGLGHVNVGASIVFSGMSGAAVADAGGLGTIEIKAMRDAGYDQEFAVGITAASSTIGPIIPPSLPMVIYGVMASVSVGQLFVAGLIPGLLMGLALMLMIFFLARRRGYQRDAAFSWSVLWQTFKRAIPSLFTPIIIVGGIMTGVFTPTEAAIAAVVYALFLGGVVYRILTWRRLFQVSMETIETTAVILLIVAGASIFAWILTSNQVAQQVVGLLGPLADNPVATLIIINVVLLIVGCFMETIAAITILVPVLLPLAVASGVDPVHFGVIMILNLMIGLLTPPVGMVLYVLSRVSNIPFERCMRGTLPFLVPLIVALLMVTFIPALSMWLPELIYR
- a CDS encoding sialic acid TRAP transporter substrate-binding protein SiaP translates to MSDKPQRQFKLPRLITAILVAGGVSLAGATQAQAETLKFAHVYETSTPYQKWALWAAEQIEERTDGRYTIEVYPASSLGKEADINEALQLGTVDLIYTGNQFAGRFYGPIGIAGAPYMFRDFDHWQAYANSDLFKEIAQGYQDATGNVPLALNYYGKRHVTSNKPINTPEDMQNLKIRTPNAPMYMLFPEAVGANPTPIAFSEVYLALQQGVVDAQENPLLTIKAKKFYEVQDYINLTGHITDSLLTIAGGPLWNRLSDEDKQIFRDVYKQAAEKITDDVRQSEEDLVAWFENQGVTVNEVDTKPFREAVLPYLNGDAATWDKETFDRLQAIGQ
- a CDS encoding fumarylacetoacetate hydrolase family protein, which codes for MKLLRVGPSGQEKPALLAEDGTLRDLSGQIDDLASDVLAPARLHDLAALPTDSLPVIGADTRIGPCVGQVGKFICIGLNYSDHAAETGAAVPSEPVIFNKWTSAICGPNDNVKIPRGSQKTDWEVELGVVIGKAGRYIDEVDAMSHVAGYCVVNDVSEREFQLERCGSWDKGKGCDTFGPLGPWLVTPDEIADPHDLSMWLEVDGKRYQHGTTRTMVYQVPFLISYLSRFMSLQPGDVISTGTPPGVGMGQQPPVYLKPGQQMRLGIDGLGEQCQRVVADD